From a region of the Coprococcus comes ATCC 27758 genome:
- the cls gene encoding cardiolipin synthase: MKQDTLEGKAKTKNGVKRLCFSIVCILLEVIFIITIVTRLNEYAEIINLFTRILSGILVLGLYASDKTSSMKMPWVILILIFPIMGVGLYLLIGLNGGTHKMRERYAEIDSKLLPMLPDSQECLSRIKETIPKAGNIASYIQRNSQYPIYQNTDIVYFDEAVKGLEAQIKDLEKAQKFIFMEYHAIEDAEAWHKIQDVLEERVKAGVEVRVFYDDMGSIGFINTDFVKKMEAIGIHCRVFNPFMPGLNLFLNNRDHRKITVIDGKVGFTGGYNLANEYFNYTHPYGQWKDTGIRLEGDAVQSLTVTFLEMWNAVSDKAANDSDFSKYLFHYDYAAQQTGFVQPYADSPMDNEQVGEEVYISMINKAEKYCWFMTPYLIITDEMTHALCLAAKRGVDVRIITPGIPDKKFIYNITRSFYHGLVKHGVRVYEWTPGFCHAKMSVADDCMATCGTINLDYRSLYHHFENGCFMADCQAVVEIKNDLIRTMGECRDVTDQYQTGRSAYLRLGQLFMRLFAGLL; encoded by the coding sequence ATGAAGCAAGATACTTTAGAGGGCAAAGCAAAAACAAAAAATGGGGTAAAACGGCTGTGTTTTTCCATAGTCTGCATTCTTCTGGAAGTAATTTTTATTATTACTATCGTAACACGCTTGAATGAATATGCAGAAATTATAAATTTATTTACAAGGATTTTGAGTGGAATCTTGGTTTTGGGATTGTACGCATCAGATAAGACCTCTTCTATGAAAATGCCTTGGGTCATCTTAATTCTAATCTTCCCAATTATGGGTGTAGGCCTGTATTTGTTGATTGGTTTGAATGGTGGCACACATAAAATGCGTGAGCGATATGCAGAAATTGATAGCAAATTGTTACCAATGCTTCCGGACAGTCAGGAGTGTTTGAGCAGAATAAAAGAAACAATTCCGAAAGCAGGAAATATAGCAAGTTACATACAAAGAAATTCGCAGTATCCAATCTATCAGAATACGGATATTGTGTATTTTGATGAAGCAGTGAAAGGATTAGAGGCACAGATTAAGGATTTGGAGAAAGCACAGAAGTTTATCTTTATGGAATATCATGCGATAGAAGACGCTGAAGCATGGCATAAGATTCAAGATGTTCTGGAAGAGCGAGTAAAAGCAGGTGTGGAAGTTAGAGTATTCTACGATGATATGGGTTCGATAGGCTTTATTAACACAGATTTTGTGAAAAAGATGGAGGCAATAGGAATTCATTGCCGTGTATTCAATCCGTTTATGCCAGGTTTAAATCTGTTTTTGAACAATCGTGATCATAGAAAAATAACAGTTATTGATGGAAAAGTCGGATTTACAGGTGGATATAATCTGGCAAACGAATATTTTAATTACACACACCCGTATGGACAGTGGAAAGATACAGGTATTCGTTTAGAAGGAGATGCTGTTCAGTCGCTTACGGTGACATTTTTGGAAATGTGGAATGCAGTAAGTGATAAGGCTGCTAATGATTCTGATTTTAGTAAATACCTTTTCCACTATGATTATGCGGCACAGCAAACTGGGTTTGTTCAACCTTATGCAGACAGCCCTATGGATAATGAGCAAGTAGGAGAAGAAGTTTATATCAGTATGATAAATAAAGCTGAAAAATATTGTTGGTTTATGACTCCATATCTAATCATAACAGATGAAATGACGCATGCGTTATGTCTGGCTGCTAAGCGAGGGGTAGACGTAAGAATTATCACACCTGGTATCCCTGATAAAAAATTCATTTATAATATAACTCGTTCTTTTTATCATGGATTAGTTAAACATGGTGTTCGTGTTTATGAGTGGACTCCTGGTTTCTGTCATGCAAAAATGAGTGTGGCAGATGACTGTATGGCAACTTGTGGAACAATTAATCTGGATTATCGAAGTTTATATCACCATTTTGAAAACGGCTGTTTTATGGCAGATTGTCAGGCAGTTGTGGAAATAAAAAATGATCTGATAAGAACGATGGGAGAATGTCGTGATGTGACAGACCAATATCAAACCGGACGAAGTGCATATTTGCGACTGGGACAATTATTTATGAGATTATTTGCTGGATTGCTATAA
- a CDS encoding GTP pyrophosphokinase, translated as MTKDEVTKLWMDSPESLQFLNNATKFYNLMMMYRCAIREIQTKLEVLDDEFSVENNRNPISFIKTRIKKPNSIYNKLQKMGHDFTTENIQTYLNDVAGVRIVCAFIDDIYMISDLITQQDDIKVIEIKDYIKNPKPNGYRSYHMIVEIPVFFAKGKTPMRVELQIRTNGMDFWATLEHQLRYKKGIEEMPGYDEISEELLHSARAIIEADNEMQRIKDKIGMFHEI; from the coding sequence ATGACAAAGGATGAAGTAACAAAACTCTGGATGGACAGTCCGGAATCACTACAGTTTTTAAATAATGCTACAAAATTTTATAATTTAATGATGATGTATCGTTGTGCTATTCGGGAGATACAAACTAAACTTGAGGTTTTGGATGATGAATTTTCAGTTGAGAACAATCGAAATCCTATTTCTTTTATAAAAACAAGGATTAAGAAGCCCAATAGTATTTACAATAAATTGCAGAAAATGGGACATGATTTTACAACAGAAAATATACAGACATATTTAAATGATGTAGCAGGCGTTCGAATAGTTTGTGCGTTTATTGACGATATTTATATGATATCAGATTTGATTACCCAACAGGATGATATTAAAGTTATTGAAATAAAAGATTATATAAAAAATCCAAAACCAAATGGTTATCGAAGCTATCATATGATTGTTGAAATACCAGTATTTTTTGCTAAGGGTAAAACACCTATGCGTGTAGAATTACAGATTCGAACCAATGGTATGGATTTCTGGGCAACATTGGAACATCAACTTCGCTATAAAAAAGGAATTGAAGAAATGCCTGGTTATGATGAGATAAGTGAAGAATTACTTCATTCTGCAAGAGCTATCATTGAAGCGGATAATGAAATGCAGAGAATAAAAGACAAAATTGGTATGTTTCATGAAATTTAG
- a CDS encoding helix-turn-helix domain-containing protein has product MDYITTIEMSKIWGISSRRISLLCSQGRVPGAEKKGKTWLIPKDAVKPTDPRKKNR; this is encoded by the coding sequence ATGGATTATATAACAACGATCGAAATGTCAAAAATATGGGGAATTTCATCTAGAAGAATTTCTCTTTTATGTAGCCAGGGAAGAGTGCCTGGAGCAGAGAAAAAGGGAAAGACTTGGCTAATACCAAAAGATGCGGTAAAGCCAACAGATCCTCGAAAGAAAAACAGATGA
- a CDS encoding YodL domain-containing protein: MARNMISGKETQKMQEYTQEQIDRAEHMEIEIPADVKEQIFEYANLIGEEEKVRTLVRNLTDAINQADDDKVEELLDDAKMDIQDLPDPTIGKLELRDYGYTAEDMVPLRKEAALDYHRMGSKIYCLGSDGGKGEYASKEMIQAHEGLFGMELQMWERIRDQDLDYADEDFGAFQEPMSVIDQEEALKLYDAGADIYLITNFSSPIYVTERMEIERGPEHYQMSMAELERFRNLEWEMQKYPQIQSLKEANLLLGTRRTFGIYQIKDDSPGENYAFMNMSFIESHGMQIKKEDYELVYAGELFGNMSLDDIFERFNIDRPEDFRGHSLSVSDIVVLNDGENVTAHFVDSISFEQLDHFLELEEQVLSELAYEVGERYFAIQRTEEGYDYSFYDEDFRLMDGGVYENDEISIKEAAEELLEDEGWTGERIRGDYDQLMEKVEEMDEVVMAEIQNSQGEYKPLAKVEELEEVNYNMIDNVLNNMPPKKEPYLEYFAAECDEFHDMGAYEKSTDVNQIAAVYEKYRENPETAYLGCSMGIIYRDPEDSYYDEAEFAIVKGNTVFGNLMDDVRFYEELALVREGIEKIHEALPDYKYVPMRDVREAMYPEKMTTEQLAEALDEIAEAFDPYEYRDNVEPGENTVQEVMLDLQSGNTHSYISYLKDIVDEECDLSVRAGVLMERLKAYKPELPKDMEPMVYVNYCEKSELGSPRCQKLSDLDSKTVEQDKAWYADRDPNTNEPKTTAQMFFTVYYAEKGDKMLHHFQGKIEIGTGNGGIISQLKMQNEMKLTDESWISYQQGKGNEEYQKYMEDLTDMQNHVLPYLQSFCSLEEKGVKERREQQVTEKNESREAVSRAGVEANTAVKDAGKAERKPVAQKRAMTGKEKKPSIHERLEINKKIIQEKQGKDKLERGADLGVR; the protein is encoded by the coding sequence ATGGCGAGAAATATGATATCAGGAAAAGAAACGCAGAAAATGCAGGAATATACGCAGGAACAGATAGACCGTGCAGAACACATGGAAATAGAGATTCCAGCGGATGTAAAGGAACAGATTTTTGAATATGCAAATCTGATTGGCGAGGAAGAGAAAGTAAGGACGTTGGTAAGAAATCTGACAGATGCAATCAATCAGGCAGATGATGATAAAGTAGAGGAACTTCTGGATGATGCAAAAATGGATATTCAGGACCTACCAGATCCAACCATAGGTAAGCTGGAATTACGTGATTATGGATATACAGCAGAAGACATGGTGCCGCTCAGAAAAGAAGCAGCTTTGGATTATCACAGAATGGGTTCTAAGATTTATTGCCTGGGCAGCGATGGCGGTAAGGGAGAGTATGCAAGTAAAGAAATGATACAGGCACACGAAGGGCTGTTTGGCATGGAATTACAGATGTGGGAACGGATAAGGGATCAGGATCTGGATTATGCAGATGAAGATTTTGGAGCATTTCAGGAGCCTATGAGTGTCATTGATCAGGAAGAAGCACTGAAATTATACGATGCCGGAGCAGATATCTATCTGATCACTAATTTTTCGTCACCGATCTATGTCACGGAACGCATGGAAATTGAACGAGGACCGGAGCATTATCAGATGTCCATGGCAGAACTGGAGCGTTTCCGTAACCTGGAATGGGAAATGCAGAAATATCCACAGATTCAGTCTTTGAAAGAGGCAAACCTGTTGTTAGGAACTAGGCGAACCTTTGGTATTTATCAGATCAAGGATGATTCACCGGGCGAAAACTATGCATTTATGAATATGAGTTTTATTGAAAGTCATGGTATGCAGATAAAAAAAGAAGATTATGAACTGGTCTATGCGGGAGAACTATTCGGAAATATGTCACTGGATGATATTTTTGAAAGATTCAACATCGACAGACCAGAAGACTTCCGAGGACATTCTCTGTCCGTCAGTGATATCGTGGTTTTAAATGACGGAGAAAATGTAACAGCACATTTTGTAGACAGCATCAGCTTTGAGCAGCTAGATCATTTCCTGGAACTGGAAGAACAGGTTCTTAGTGAACTGGCATATGAGGTAGGAGAACGTTACTTTGCTATTCAGAGAACAGAAGAAGGATACGATTATTCCTTTTACGATGAAGATTTCCGTCTGATGGATGGTGGCGTCTATGAAAATGATGAAATTTCTATTAAAGAAGCGGCAGAGGAACTTCTGGAAGACGAAGGCTGGACTGGAGAACGCATCCGTGGAGATTATGATCAGCTGATGGAAAAAGTAGAAGAAATGGATGAGGTTGTAATGGCGGAGATTCAGAACAGCCAGGGAGAATATAAGCCGTTGGCAAAGGTGGAGGAACTGGAAGAGGTGAATTATAACATGATTGATAATGTCCTCAATAATATGCCGCCGAAGAAAGAACCGTATCTGGAATACTTTGCGGCAGAATGCGATGAGTTCCATGATATGGGAGCTTATGAAAAAAGTACCGATGTTAATCAGATAGCTGCAGTCTATGAAAAATATAGGGAGAATCCAGAAACAGCTTATCTCGGATGCTCAATGGGAATTATCTATCGTGATCCGGAAGACAGTTACTATGATGAAGCCGAATTTGCAATCGTAAAAGGAAATACCGTATTTGGGAATCTGATGGATGATGTTCGGTTTTATGAGGAGCTTGCACTGGTACGGGAAGGAATTGAGAAAATTCATGAAGCATTGCCGGACTACAAGTATGTACCGATGCGAGATGTTCGAGAAGCAATGTATCCAGAGAAGATGACCACAGAACAGCTGGCAGAGGCATTGGATGAGATTGCAGAAGCTTTTGATCCGTATGAGTATCGAGATAATGTGGAGCCGGGAGAAAATACGGTACAAGAGGTGATGTTGGATTTGCAGAGTGGCAATACACATTCTTATATTTCTTATCTGAAGGATATTGTGGACGAAGAATGCGACCTGTCTGTTCGTGCAGGTGTATTGATGGAAAGACTGAAAGCCTATAAACCGGAGCTTCCAAAAGATATGGAGCCGATGGTGTATGTGAATTATTGTGAGAAAAGTGAGTTGGGGAGTCCAAGATGTCAAAAGTTATCTGATCTGGATTCCAAAACCGTAGAACAGGACAAAGCCTGGTATGCTGACCGTGATCCAAACACCAACGAACCAAAAACGACAGCACAGATGTTTTTTACAGTATATTATGCTGAGAAGGGTGATAAGATGCTGCACCATTTTCAAGGTAAGATAGAGATTGGTACCGGAAACGGTGGTATCATCAGTCAGTTAAAGATGCAGAATGAAATGAAATTGACAGATGAAAGCTGGATTAGTTATCAGCAAGGAAAAGGTAATGAAGAGTATCAGAAGTATATGGAAGATCTGACGGATATGCAGAATCATGTTCTGCCGTATTTGCAGAGTTTTTGCAGTCTGGAAGAAAAAGGTGTGAAGGAGAGACGAGAACAGCAGGTGACAGAGAAAAATGAGAGCAGAGAAGCTGTGTCAAGAGCCGGCGTTGAAGCAAATACAGCAGTTAAGGACGCAGGGAAAGCTGAAAGAAAGCCAGTAGCACAAAAGAGAGCAATGACGGGAAAAGAGAAGAAACCATCAATCCATGAACGCTTGGAAATCAATAAGAAAATTATCCAGGAAAAGCAGGGAAAAGATAAGCTGGAGAGAGGGGCTGATTTGGGTGTAAGATAA
- a CDS encoding DUF5688 family protein encodes MMNRKEFYEYVKDNVKEYLPESYKDAEIKLQEVEKNNGLKLTGITIPNGNQRIVPTVYLDSLYQEYINGKDVDSCVGDVADMRIEAQGKAEFFDMGVPDILDYEKMKDKLQVRICDKEWNTDRLADKVVTEHGDFAAYYAVNLEENGEGISSIPVTVSLMNEWGVSVEQIQADAMMADKNRGVQLVDMTQIVESMIFGGTPKNLLNEKLDMETVENPMFCLTNESKMNGASLLLQEDIRKQIGECLGSDYFVIPSSVHEVLILPDNGIFQVPELNAMVQEVNETQVERQEQLSDKVQFCDKKTAVMENAERREARLEKEKAAEKAEVKGGIHGRLEKAKAEIKAKEADKVPKNKSKDLAAAL; translated from the coding sequence ATGATGAACAGAAAAGAATTTTATGAATATGTCAAAGACAATGTAAAGGAGTATTTGCCAGAGTCTTACAAGGACGCAGAAATTAAACTTCAAGAAGTAGAAAAAAACAATGGACTGAAGCTTACTGGCATTACAATTCCAAATGGGAATCAGAGAATCGTACCGACAGTCTATCTGGATTCTCTCTACCAGGAATATATCAATGGGAAAGATGTAGATTCTTGTGTTGGCGATGTAGCTGATATGCGTATTGAAGCACAGGGAAAAGCAGAATTTTTTGATATGGGAGTTCCGGATATTCTTGATTATGAAAAGATGAAGGACAAATTACAGGTGAGAATTTGCGACAAAGAATGGAATACCGATCGTTTGGCAGACAAAGTAGTCACAGAACACGGAGATTTTGCAGCTTATTATGCAGTAAATCTGGAGGAAAATGGAGAGGGAATCAGCAGTATTCCGGTAACTGTTTCTCTGATGAACGAATGGGGAGTATCTGTCGAACAGATTCAGGCAGATGCGATGATGGCAGATAAGAACAGAGGAGTGCAACTGGTGGATATGACACAGATTGTCGAATCCATGATTTTTGGAGGAACACCAAAGAATCTTTTGAATGAAAAATTGGATATGGAAACTGTGGAGAATCCAATGTTCTGCCTTACCAATGAATCTAAGATGAATGGAGCTTCCCTGTTACTGCAGGAAGATATTCGAAAACAGATTGGGGAATGCCTGGGAAGCGATTACTTTGTCATCCCATCTTCTGTTCATGAAGTGTTGATTCTCCCTGATAACGGAATCTTTCAAGTTCCAGAATTAAATGCGATGGTACAGGAAGTCAATGAGACACAGGTGGAAAGACAGGAACAGCTTTCTGATAAGGTTCAGTTCTGTGATAAAAAGACAGCAGTAATGGAAAATGCTGAGCGCAGGGAAGCACGTCTGGAGAAAGAAAAAGCAGCCGAAAAAGCGGAAGTAAAAGGTGGAATCCATGGAAGATTGGAGAAAGCTAAGGCAGAAATCAAGGCAAAAGAGGCAGACAAAGTGCCGAAGAATAAGTCAAAAGATCTTGCCGCAGCATTATAA